One genomic segment of Oncorhynchus mykiss isolate Arlee chromosome 10, USDA_OmykA_1.1, whole genome shotgun sequence includes these proteins:
- the LOC110534277 gene encoding leucine-rich repeat LGI family member 2, whose amino-acid sequence MLASKHWLWINLIILCLGQASLAAPKKVFRCPSGCSCSRETIICVGTSSVPRTMPNDINSLSIVNGSLAEITEAMFSLMPSLQLLLLNSNSLTTIKDDAFYGLPHLEYLFIEGNKIETIAKNALRGLRDVTHLSLANNNMRALPRDLFHDLDSLLELDLRGNIFQCDCENKWLMMWLKNTNATVSDVNCAGPIEMKGKRLNDLPIPPDECISTDFVHHQSIPTQALSADIFSHKEDIYVAMADPNYNSCVVMEWDHIEMNFRPFDNITGKSVVGCKSVLIDNHVLVIVTQLFGGSHIYKFDDQQNKFTKFQTIEVFNISKPNDIEVFQIAGEWYFIIVDSSKAGLSTLYKWNDQTDRNETGFYSYQFLHEWFRDTDAEFVELDGKSHLILASRSQAPVIYLWNKSSQKFQLHNEIPNVDDVVAVKAFRVDEELYLAMTCYIGDSKVLKWTSKQFTEVQALPSRGAMVLQPFSFKDRHYLALGSDYSFTQIYLWDEEIKMFSKFKDIYVQSPRSFNVVSTDRRNFLFSSSFKGKTMVFEHVIVDISL is encoded by the exons atgttagccTCGAAGCATTGGTTATGGATAAATTTGATTATACTGTGTCTCGGTCAAGCCAGTCTAGCTGCACCTAAAAAGGTTTTTCGATGCCCTTCGGGATGCTCGTGCTCCAGGGAGACCATTATCTGTGTCGGGACCTCAAGTGTACCACGGACTATGCCGAATGACATCAACTCACT GAGCATAGTAAATGGATCCCTCGCAGAAATTACAGAGGCCATGTTCTCCCTCATGCCATCTCTGCAGTTGCT GCTTCTCAATTCAAATTCATTGACCACCATCAAAGATGATGCATTCTATGGCCTTCCTCATCTTGAATATTT ATTCATAGAAGGCAACAAGATTGAGACCATCGCCAAAAATGCCCTCAGAGGTCTCCGAGACGTGACTCATTT GTCGCTGGCTAACAACAACATGAGGGCTTTGCCAAGGGATCTCTTCCACGATCTTGACTCCCTGCTAGAGCT GGATTTGAGAGGCAACATATTTCAGTGTGACTGCGAGAACAAGTGGCTGATGATGTGGCTGAAAAACACCAACGCTACCGTATCGGATGTCAACTGCGCAGGTCCCATAGAAATGAAGGGCAAACGCCTGAACGACCTTCCCATCCCGCCAGACGAGTGTATCTCCACGG ACTTTGTCCATCATCAGTCCATTCCAACCCAGGCTTTGTCGGCTGACATTTTCTCCCATAAGGAGGACATTTATGTGGCGATGGCTGACCCCAATTACAACAGCTGTGTGGTCATGGAATGGGACCACATTGAAATGAATTTCAGGCCTTTCGATAACATCACAG GAAAGTCTGTTGTTGGATGCAAGTCTGTTCTGATTGACAACCACGTCTTGGTAATCGTGACTCAGCTCTTTGGCGGATCCCACATCTACAAGTTTGATGATCAGCAAAACAAGTTCACCAAGTTCCAAACCATTGAGGTCTTCAACATCTCCAAACCCAATGACATTGAGGTGTTCCAAATAGCCGGCGAGTGGTACTTCATCATTGTGGACAGCTCCAAGGCAGGCCTATCTACTCTGTACAAGTGGAACGACCAAACGGACCGGAACGAGACCGGTTTCTACTCCTACCAGTTCCTCCACGAGTGGTTCCGAGATACGGACGCCGAGTTCGTTGAGCTAGACGGGAAGTCCCACCTCATCTTGGCCAGTCGCTCTCAGGCGCCTGTCATTTACCTCTGGAACAAGAGCAGCCAGAAGTTCCAGCTGCACAACGAAATCCCAAATGTTGACGACGTGGTGGCGGTCAAAGCCTTCCGGGTGGACGAGGAGCTCTACCTGGCCATGACGTGCTACATCGGTGACTCCAAAGTCCTCAAGTGGACAAGCAAGCAGTTCACTGAGGTGCAGGCCCTGCCTTCTCGTGGCGCTATGGTCCTCCAGCCGTTTTCATTCAAGGACAGGCACTACTTGGCCCTGGGAAGTGATTACTCCTTCACACAGATCTACTTGTGGGATGAGGAGATCAAAATGTTCTCTAAGTTCAAGGATATCTATGTGCAGTCTCCACGTTCTTTCAATGTGGTGTCCACTGACCGGCGTAATTTTTTATTTTCCTCCAGCTTCAAAGGGAAAACTATGGTCTTTGAGCATGTTATTGTCGACATAAGCCTGTGA